In a genomic window of Styela clava chromosome 7, kaStyClav1.hap1.2, whole genome shotgun sequence:
- the LOC120328409 gene encoding uncharacterized protein LOC120328409 isoform X2: protein MAAETTKVTRDGTMEVTAKEGLAYLEKEKPDLANKIKQQLKDDQAEKPSNGSGDAPVTESNGTKVTRDNTMVQTAEEGKQFLEKEGGVNEDAKTRSQEKELNDSKSEEKEATKRSADEQTEETDEAKKQKVEESNGSEAKQEEEPAAEAESKE, encoded by the exons atggcaGCCGAGACCACTAAAGTTACTAGGGATGGTACCATGGAGGTTACTGCCAAG GAGGGATTGGCATATTTGGAAAAGGAGAAGCCAGATCTTGCCAACAAAATTAAACAACAATTGAAGGATGATCAGGCTGAAAAACCCTCAAATGGATCTGGGGACGCACCAGTTACAGAATCAAATGGAACTAAAGTTACAAGAGACAATACCATGGTCCAAACAGCTGAG GAAGGGAAACAATTTTTAGAAAAAGAGGGAGGTGTGAATGAAGATGCTAAAACACGATCGCAAGAAAAAGAACTTAATGATTCAAAATCAGAAGAGAAAGAAGCAACCAAAAGATCTGCTGATGAGCAGACG GAGGAAACTGACGAAGcgaaaaaacaaaaagtcgagGAAAGCAATGGCAGTGAAGCCAAGCAAGAGGAGGAACCAGCGGCAGAGGCTGAATCCAAGGAATAG
- the LOC120328409 gene encoding uncharacterized protein LOC120328409 isoform X1, with amino-acid sequence MAAETTKVTRDGTMEVTAKEGLAYLEKEKPDLANKIKQQLKDDQAEKPSNGSGDAPVTESNGTKVTRDNTMVQTAEEGLEFSRRQAGGVEVIKHHGLDRLIPDAIPEEKQKTPKLPQDRTMVATAKEGKQFLEKEGGVNEDAKTRSQEKELNDSKSEEKEATKRSADEQTEETDEAKKQKVEESNGSEAKQEEEPAAEAESKE; translated from the exons atggcaGCCGAGACCACTAAAGTTACTAGGGATGGTACCATGGAGGTTACTGCCAAG GAGGGATTGGCATATTTGGAAAAGGAGAAGCCAGATCTTGCCAACAAAATTAAACAACAATTGAAGGATGATCAGGCTGAAAAACCCTCAAATGGATCTGGGGACGCACCAGTTACAGAATCAAATGGAACTAAAGTTACAAGAGACAATACCATGGTCCAAACAGCTGAG GAGGGTCTTGAATTTTCGCGGCGCCAAGCTGGAGGTGTGGAAGTTATAAAACACCATGGTTTGGACAGATTGATTCCTGACGCTATTccagaagaaaaacaaaaaactccAAAATTACCGCAAGATAGAACGATGGTCGCCACTGCAAAG GAAGGGAAACAATTTTTAGAAAAAGAGGGAGGTGTGAATGAAGATGCTAAAACACGATCGCAAGAAAAAGAACTTAATGATTCAAAATCAGAAGAGAAAGAAGCAACCAAAAGATCTGCTGATGAGCAGACG GAGGAAACTGACGAAGcgaaaaaacaaaaagtcgagGAAAGCAATGGCAGTGAAGCCAAGCAAGAGGAGGAACCAGCGGCAGAGGCTGAATCCAAGGAATAG